From Cellulosimicrobium cellulans, the proteins below share one genomic window:
- a CDS encoding IclR family transcriptional regulator, giving the protein MDNTSGVGVLDKAASVLGALESGPATLAQLVTATGLARPTAHRLAVALEHHRMVARDMQGRFVLGPRLNELATAAGEDRLLAAANPVLTALRDHTGESAQLYRRQGDHRICVAAAERPVGLRDSIPVGATLTMNAGSAAQILLAWEEPDRLHRGLREAVFTATILSGVRRRGWAQSVSERELGVASVSAPVRGPSGRVVAAVSISGPVERLSRQPGRLHSGSVVAAANRLTEVLRRAGE; this is encoded by the coding sequence ATGGACAATACTAGCGGAGTCGGAGTGCTGGACAAGGCGGCCTCCGTCCTGGGCGCCCTGGAGTCCGGACCGGCCACCCTCGCCCAGCTCGTCACGGCCACCGGCCTGGCCCGCCCGACGGCGCACCGCCTCGCGGTCGCGCTCGAGCACCACCGCATGGTCGCGCGTGACATGCAGGGCCGTTTCGTCCTCGGCCCTCGGCTCAACGAGCTCGCGACGGCGGCCGGAGAGGACCGCCTGCTCGCTGCCGCGAACCCCGTGCTCACCGCGCTGCGCGACCACACGGGCGAGAGCGCCCAGCTCTACCGCCGCCAGGGCGACCACCGCATCTGCGTCGCGGCCGCCGAGCGTCCGGTGGGCCTGCGCGACTCGATCCCGGTCGGCGCGACGCTCACGATGAACGCCGGCTCCGCGGCGCAGATCCTGCTCGCGTGGGAGGAGCCCGACCGCCTCCACCGCGGCCTGCGCGAGGCCGTCTTCACGGCCACGATCCTCTCGGGCGTCCGACGCCGCGGCTGGGCCCAGTCCGTCTCCGAGCGTGAGCTCGGCGTCGCCTCGGTGTCCGCGCCCGTGCGCGGGCCGTCCGGTCGCGTCGTCGCGGCCGTCTCCATCTCCGGCCCGGTCGAGCGCCTGAGCCGCCAGCCCGGCCGCCTGCACTCCGGGTCCGTCGTCGCCGCGGCGAACCGCCTCACCGAGGTGCTCCGCCGCGCGGGCGAGTAG
- a CDS encoding PH domain-containing protein: protein MASGRPRSRILDRYVLSGERVVVATRHHWGMLLEPVVTTVAGAFLVAWLVVQAGPAVGDGVLFLWWLWLVLAVRLVWKVFEWRNEWFVATDKRLLLLYGLITHKVAMMPLTKVTDMNYGRSPVGRVFGYGQFLLESAGQDQALRQIDWVSHPDATYRLLCDTLFTPGSRPGTPPGGGSSASPAPPSVVAPVPVPPSGPRAPQPAEPPPVAPAPAWDGHSPATTPPVPAPPRADEPVVVVPGRPVGESSGPTQPLPVTGRREGARHDAGHDRWDDEAHGDDEPGWAVSGEHRATYVPVIHPRPTPTPIPKPYEPGPGRDGAP from the coding sequence GTGGCCAGCGGCCGTCCTCGCAGCAGGATCCTCGACCGCTACGTGCTGAGCGGCGAGCGGGTCGTGGTGGCCACGCGCCACCACTGGGGGATGCTGCTCGAGCCGGTCGTGACCACCGTCGCGGGAGCGTTCCTCGTCGCCTGGCTGGTCGTGCAGGCCGGGCCGGCCGTCGGCGACGGCGTGCTGTTCCTGTGGTGGCTGTGGCTGGTCCTCGCCGTGCGCCTGGTGTGGAAGGTCTTCGAGTGGCGCAACGAGTGGTTCGTCGCCACCGACAAGCGCCTGCTCCTGCTGTACGGGCTCATCACGCACAAGGTCGCGATGATGCCGCTCACCAAGGTCACGGACATGAACTACGGGCGTTCGCCCGTCGGGCGCGTGTTCGGCTACGGGCAGTTCCTCCTCGAGTCCGCCGGGCAGGACCAGGCGCTGCGCCAGATCGACTGGGTCTCCCACCCCGACGCGACCTACCGCCTCCTGTGCGACACGCTCTTCACGCCGGGCAGCCGCCCCGGCACGCCGCCCGGAGGCGGCTCGAGCGCGTCACCGGCCCCGCCGAGCGTCGTCGCCCCGGTGCCCGTCCCGCCGTCGGGACCACGCGCACCGCAGCCGGCCGAGCCCCCGCCCGTCGCCCCCGCGCCGGCGTGGGACGGGCACAGCCCTGCGACGACGCCTCCCGTGCCCGCCCCGCCCCGCGCCGACGAGCCGGTGGTCGTCGTGCCGGGCAGACCCGTCGGGGAGTCGAGCGGCCCGACCCAACCGCTCCCCGTCACCGGGCGCCGCGAGGGCGCACGGCACGACGCCGGGCACGACCGCTGGGACGACGAGGCCCACGGGGACGACGAGCCCGGCTGGGCGGTCTCCGGCGAGCACCGGGCGACCTACGTGCCCGTCATCCACCCGCGCCCCACGCCGACGCCGATCCCGAAGCCCTACGAGCCCGGCCCGGGTCGCGACGGCGCGCCCTGA
- a CDS encoding class I SAM-dependent methyltransferase, which translates to MSAGDSPDPGSHADRAASFEQGAAQYASTRPSYPDEAVDWLLPDGARRVLDLAAGTGKLTERLVARGLDVVAVEPSDAMRARLAESVPGAQALPGSAESIPLPDASVDAVLVAQAWHWFSPAAQPEIARVLRPGGRLGIVWNVRDDAVDWVDRFTEIIHRGDTLEHSYREPLLAGQLFTPPEHRTVPWADRVPTSSLRPLAASRSYLLTLPDARREELLGEIDDLVATHPDLAGRAEVDLPYRAECWRADVVAAPPDSA; encoded by the coding sequence ATGAGCGCAGGAGACTCCCCCGACCCCGGCTCGCACGCCGACCGCGCCGCGTCGTTCGAGCAGGGCGCCGCCCAGTACGCGTCCACGCGGCCCTCCTACCCGGACGAGGCGGTCGACTGGCTCCTGCCCGACGGCGCCCGCCGCGTCCTCGACCTCGCCGCGGGCACGGGGAAGCTCACCGAGCGGCTCGTCGCCCGCGGGCTGGACGTCGTCGCCGTCGAACCCTCCGACGCGATGCGTGCGCGCCTCGCGGAGTCCGTCCCGGGCGCGCAGGCCCTGCCCGGCTCCGCCGAGTCGATCCCGCTCCCCGACGCGAGCGTCGACGCCGTGCTCGTCGCCCAGGCGTGGCACTGGTTCTCCCCCGCCGCCCAGCCCGAGATCGCGCGCGTGCTGCGCCCCGGCGGGCGCCTCGGCATCGTGTGGAACGTGCGGGACGACGCGGTCGACTGGGTCGACCGGTTCACGGAGATCATCCACCGGGGCGACACCCTCGAGCACAGCTACCGCGAGCCCCTGCTCGCCGGGCAGCTCTTCACCCCGCCCGAGCACCGCACGGTGCCCTGGGCCGACCGCGTCCCGACGTCGTCGCTCCGCCCGCTCGCCGCGTCGCGCAGCTACCTCCTGACGCTTCCCGACGCACGCCGGGAGGAGCTGCTCGGCGAGATCGACGACCTCGTCGCGACCCACCCGGACCTCGCGGGGCGCGCCGAGGTGGACCTGCCGTACCGCGCCGAGTGCTGGCGGGCCGACGTGGTGGCAGCCCCGCCGGACAGCGCGTGA
- a CDS encoding LysR family transcriptional regulator, with protein sequence MAQTSRDRTSLSALELLVATDSHGSISAAARSLGVAQPTASAGLRALERRLGLELLERTTRGSRLTETGRATAAWAREVIEASDRFETSVAALRDAPAARVRVAASLTVAEYLAPRWLARLALEGSGPGGGAPDVELVVRNSREVTDLVLDGAVELGFVESATLRRGLRSRTVAHDRLVVVVGPAHRWARRSALRVDELLAGGLVVRERGSGTRETLERGLAAVGQRLPDHLPYLGSTAALKTAVQHGGAVAVLSSLAVADDVARGSLVRIAVPGLELDRRLRMVWKDGTALSSAARRIAAAAAVSSG encoded by the coding sequence ATGGCTCAGACCTCCCGCGACCGGACCTCGCTCTCCGCGCTCGAGCTGCTCGTCGCGACCGACTCGCACGGTTCGATCAGCGCCGCGGCGCGGTCCCTCGGAGTAGCCCAGCCGACGGCGTCGGCGGGGCTGCGCGCGCTGGAGCGCCGCCTCGGGCTCGAGCTCCTCGAGCGCACGACGCGCGGCTCCCGGCTCACGGAGACGGGCCGCGCCACCGCCGCGTGGGCGCGGGAGGTGATCGAGGCGTCGGACCGCTTCGAGACCTCGGTCGCCGCGCTGCGCGACGCCCCGGCCGCCCGGGTGCGTGTCGCGGCGAGCCTCACGGTCGCCGAGTACCTGGCGCCCCGCTGGCTCGCGCGCCTGGCGCTCGAGGGGTCGGGCCCCGGTGGGGGAGCGCCCGACGTCGAGCTCGTCGTGCGCAACTCGCGCGAGGTGACCGACCTCGTCCTCGACGGCGCCGTGGAGCTGGGCTTCGTCGAGAGCGCGACGCTGCGTCGGGGGCTGCGCAGTCGCACCGTGGCGCACGACCGGCTCGTCGTCGTCGTCGGACCGGCGCACCGGTGGGCGCGGCGGAGCGCGCTGCGGGTCGACGAGCTGCTCGCGGGCGGGCTGGTCGTGCGCGAGCGCGGCTCGGGCACGCGCGAGACGCTCGAGCGTGGTCTCGCGGCGGTCGGCCAGCGGCTTCCCGACCACCTGCCCTACCTCGGCTCCACGGCGGCGCTCAAGACGGCCGTGCAGCACGGCGGTGCCGTCGCCGTGCTGTCGAGCCTCGCCGTCGCCGACGACGTCGCGCGCGGCTCTCTGGTCCGGATCGCCGTCCCGGGGCTCGAGCTCGACCGACGTCTGCGCATGGTGTGGAAGGACGGCACCGCGCTCTCCTCGGCCGCCCGGCGTATCGCGGCCGCGGCCGCCGTCTCCTCGGGCTGA
- a CDS encoding YeiH family protein: protein MAPPAPRTTRTTPPVAAASASRRTAGSRALLPGLGLVATATVVVLLGARLVPTVSPLVVALVLGAVVAPVLGRAGRTRRGTVAVASTRPGVAWTSRVVLRTGVVLLGFQLSVPEVLALGWRGLVVVTTTLLVTFTGTLALGRALRVPRVTTLLVATGFSVCGAAAISAMQGVVAGPGRTPGQVREDDDGVAASLALVTVYGTLAIVALPWLASVVGLTDGQAGLWIGASVQEVAQVVTAAGTISDPALATATVAKLARVALLAPLVAVAGVVVARGARRAALARAGSAGAVHRDVSGTTTDAAPPRVAPVPWFVVGFVAAVALRSLGVVPAPLLAALATATTLAFVAAMFALGLGVDVPYLLRTGRRALVLGALSALLVTTTALVGVLLLT from the coding sequence ATGGCCCCTCCCGCACCCCGCACGACCCGCACCACACCACCCGTCGCGGCGGCGAGCGCGTCCCGCCGCACCGCGGGCTCCCGTGCGCTGCTGCCCGGCCTCGGGCTGGTCGCCACGGCGACGGTCGTCGTGCTGCTCGGGGCGCGGCTCGTCCCGACGGTGTCGCCGCTCGTCGTCGCGCTCGTGCTCGGTGCGGTCGTCGCGCCGGTGCTGGGCCGGGCGGGCAGGACCCGGCGCGGGACGGTCGCGGTCGCCTCGACCCGACCCGGGGTCGCGTGGACGTCCCGCGTCGTCCTGCGCACGGGCGTCGTGCTGCTCGGGTTCCAGCTCTCGGTGCCCGAGGTCCTCGCGCTGGGCTGGCGGGGGCTCGTCGTCGTCACGACGACCCTCCTCGTCACCTTCACGGGCACGCTCGCGCTCGGTCGCGCGCTCCGGGTGCCGCGCGTCACCACGCTGCTCGTCGCGACCGGGTTCTCGGTCTGCGGGGCCGCGGCGATCTCGGCGATGCAGGGCGTCGTCGCCGGCCCCGGGCGCACCCCCGGTCAGGTCCGCGAGGACGACGACGGCGTTGCCGCCTCGCTCGCGCTCGTCACCGTCTACGGCACGCTCGCGATCGTCGCGCTGCCGTGGCTCGCGTCGGTGGTCGGCCTCACCGACGGCCAGGCCGGGCTCTGGATCGGCGCGAGCGTGCAGGAGGTCGCCCAGGTCGTCACGGCCGCCGGGACGATCTCGGACCCCGCCCTCGCGACCGCCACGGTCGCCAAGCTCGCGCGCGTCGCCCTCCTCGCCCCGCTCGTCGCGGTCGCCGGCGTCGTCGTGGCCCGCGGGGCACGCCGAGCGGCCCTCGCCCGGGCCGGCTCCGCCGGCGCGGTCCACCGCGACGTCTCGGGTACGACGACGGACGCGGCCCCGCCGCGGGTCGCACCGGTGCCGTGGTTCGTCGTCGGGTTCGTGGCCGCGGTGGCGCTGCGCAGCCTGGGCGTCGTGCCGGCGCCCCTGCTCGCCGCGCTCGCGACCGCGACGACGCTCGCGTTCGTCGCCGCCATGTTCGCGCTCGGGCTCGGCGTGGACGTCCCGTACCTGCTGCGCACGGGGCGGCGCGCGCTCGTCCTCGGCGCGCTGTCGGCGCTCCTCGTCACGACGACGGCCCTCGTCGGCGTGCTGCTCCTCACCTGA
- a CDS encoding GmrSD restriction endonuclease domain-containing protein: MAELDSQPKSIQSLYAWYAEGQLWVNRRYQRKLVWTLEEKQRLVESVLKKYPIPAVLLAERDGGGYEVIDGLQRIHSLMSFIEMQFSTLDGRYFNLPEFPTANTRASEGVFEQKTDVALLSSREVGTFLDYNLAISVMRGATTSEIDDVFGRINTYGHRLSDQERRQAGVQNEFSGLVRDLACEIRGDVSSPELGLVDMPTISIDLPKSKHGYEVSASEVFWVRNGVLRSTDLRDSMDEQCIADIVASVVGGSLVERSKDALDAIYADGVEADRIESALQAYGSAKVTAEFKFVVDEVQSIVNSGQGNLRDLLFQRRTTNAFPALFAVVFLALHELLIGENTKVADYRGVKEALHNLNQHVDTSRGSTSPEDRRKNVNIIKGLVRPHLVSGDHTDIYGDHTSFDIDEAIRRSEIEAPHYELKQGLLRLDEAKTLDPGVLERLLETICAIANNGRFRSGTVFFGVADKLADAERVQALYQIEPRAVGRRRVVGIRRETEVLGENVEAYVQRIRNAIANSQLSEPLKGSVLSSLAYSDYYGLGVLVVRIPEQSDVSTLGDKVFVREGDQTVEVAGLDLLNVQKRFM; encoded by the coding sequence GTGGCCGAACTCGACTCGCAGCCGAAGTCAATCCAGTCTCTGTATGCTTGGTACGCCGAAGGTCAACTATGGGTTAATCGGCGTTACCAGCGCAAGCTTGTGTGGACCCTGGAAGAGAAGCAGCGACTAGTTGAGTCGGTACTAAAGAAGTACCCAATCCCTGCAGTCCTTCTCGCAGAGCGGGATGGCGGAGGGTACGAAGTGATCGATGGTCTCCAGCGGATTCACTCGCTCATGTCCTTTATCGAGATGCAGTTCTCCACTTTGGATGGCCGGTACTTCAACCTGCCAGAGTTTCCGACGGCAAACACGCGGGCGTCCGAGGGCGTTTTTGAGCAAAAGACAGACGTGGCGCTATTGAGTTCACGCGAGGTAGGTACGTTCCTCGATTACAATCTAGCCATATCTGTGATGCGTGGCGCGACGACAAGCGAGATCGACGACGTCTTTGGCCGCATCAACACCTACGGGCATCGGCTAAGTGATCAGGAGCGACGACAGGCCGGAGTTCAGAACGAATTCTCTGGTCTAGTCCGCGACCTTGCTTGCGAGATCAGGGGTGATGTGTCTAGTCCTGAACTCGGCCTGGTGGACATGCCGACGATCAGCATTGACCTGCCCAAGAGCAAGCACGGATATGAAGTATCTGCGAGCGAAGTTTTCTGGGTTCGGAATGGAGTGCTGAGATCAACCGACCTTCGGGACTCGATGGACGAGCAGTGCATCGCAGATATTGTCGCTTCTGTCGTTGGCGGAAGTCTGGTAGAGCGTTCTAAGGATGCGCTAGACGCAATTTATGCTGATGGCGTGGAGGCCGACCGGATTGAGTCGGCCCTGCAAGCATACGGTTCGGCCAAGGTGACCGCCGAGTTCAAGTTTGTCGTTGACGAGGTTCAGTCTATCGTTAATAGCGGTCAGGGAAATCTCCGAGATTTGCTGTTTCAGCGAAGGACCACGAACGCGTTCCCTGCACTATTCGCCGTCGTCTTCCTCGCTCTGCATGAGTTGCTGATCGGCGAGAATACGAAGGTTGCTGACTATCGTGGCGTAAAGGAGGCTCTGCACAACTTGAACCAGCACGTTGACACCAGTAGAGGCTCCACTTCCCCAGAGGACCGTCGCAAGAACGTCAACATCATCAAGGGGCTCGTTCGCCCACACCTGGTTTCGGGTGACCACACGGATATCTACGGTGATCACACCTCGTTCGATATTGATGAGGCGATTCGCCGGTCCGAGATCGAGGCGCCGCACTACGAGTTGAAACAGGGACTGCTGCGCCTCGACGAGGCAAAGACTCTCGATCCGGGTGTGCTGGAGCGCCTCTTGGAGACGATCTGCGCGATCGCAAACAATGGGCGTTTTCGCTCTGGGACAGTGTTTTTTGGAGTTGCGGACAAACTGGCCGATGCGGAGCGGGTTCAGGCTCTTTATCAAATAGAGCCACGAGCTGTCGGTCGACGCCGCGTGGTTGGGATTCGGCGCGAGACCGAGGTGCTAGGCGAGAACGTGGAGGCGTATGTTCAGCGCATACGCAATGCGATTGCTAATTCGCAACTCTCCGAGCCCTTGAAGGGGAGTGTGCTGTCTAGTCTTGCCTACTCCGACTACTACGGCCTTGGAGTTCTGGTAGTTAGGATTCCGGAGCAGTCGGACGTATCGACGCTCGGAGACAAGGTGTTTGTGCGTGAGGGAGACCAAACGGTTGAGGTTGCGGGCTTGGATCTTCTGAACGTGCAGAAGCGGTTCATGTGA
- a CDS encoding HAD family hydrolase has product MTDGVSATPVAVEGVLFDVDDTLVDTRAAFAESIAAASRVWLPHLPEERYDEVLALWRSDPNGHYRAYTRGEVDFDAQRMARANELQATFGGALLDDAAYVDWKDLFWGTFEASWAAFDDSRPVVDALVAAGVRVGSLTNARVELQTRKLAAAGLADVPLLVGVDTLGFGKPDPSCFLEACRRLGTDPSRTAYVGDELDVDALGAIKAGLLGVWLDRPGTRRGRVTTSEIDSAGRAGVVTIARLTELLAARSLALPAATRSTSSSA; this is encoded by the coding sequence GTGACGGACGGCGTCTCGGCGACCCCCGTGGCGGTCGAGGGCGTCCTGTTCGACGTCGACGACACGCTCGTCGACACGCGCGCCGCGTTCGCCGAGTCGATCGCCGCCGCGTCGCGCGTCTGGCTCCCGCACCTGCCCGAGGAGCGGTACGACGAGGTCCTCGCGCTGTGGCGCTCCGACCCGAACGGTCACTACCGCGCGTACACGCGCGGCGAGGTCGACTTCGACGCGCAGCGCATGGCGCGCGCGAACGAGCTCCAGGCGACGTTCGGCGGCGCGCTGCTCGACGACGCCGCGTACGTGGACTGGAAGGACCTCTTCTGGGGCACGTTCGAGGCGTCCTGGGCGGCGTTCGACGACTCGCGACCGGTCGTGGACGCGCTCGTCGCGGCCGGGGTGCGGGTCGGGTCGCTGACCAACGCGCGCGTCGAGCTGCAGACCCGCAAGCTCGCCGCCGCGGGCCTGGCCGACGTCCCGCTGCTCGTCGGCGTCGACACGCTCGGCTTCGGCAAGCCCGACCCGTCCTGTTTTCTGGAGGCCTGCCGACGGCTCGGTACCGATCCTTCGCGAACGGCATACGTGGGCGACGAACTCGACGTCGACGCGCTCGGAGCGATTAAGGCGGGCTTGTTGGGCGTATGGCTCGACCGACCTGGCACCCGGCGAGGGCGCGTCACCACATCTGAGATTGATTCGGCCGGACGCGCTGGAGTTGTGACGATCGCCAGACTGACCGAGTTGCTTGCCGCGCGCTCGCTCGCGCTTCCAGCCGCGACGCGGTCAACTTCCTCGTCGGCTTGA
- the gltX gene encoding glutamate--tRNA ligase, whose translation MRSRATTLGTVIPAPGSSPVRVRFCPSPTGTPHVGLIRTALFNWAYARHTGGTFVFRIEDTDAARDSEESYQQLLDALRWLGLDWDEGVEVGGPHEPYRQSQRADIYQDVIARLVEGGYVYESFSTPEESDARNAAAGVKTKGYDNFDRTLTDEQKAAFRAEGREPVLRLRMPDEDITFTDLVRGEITFKVGSVPDYALVRGNGQPLYTLVNPVDDALMGITHVLRGEDLLSSTPRQIALYRALLEIGVAEVMPEFGHLPYVMGEGNKKLSKRDPESNLFLHRERGFTPEGLLNYLALLGWSISPDHDIFTVTELVEAFDVHDVLPNPARFDLKKAEAINATHVRLLAPEDFRDRLVPYLHAGGLVPADSFADLSPRNQEILTAAAPLVQERMVLLGESVGMLGFLFTADDALTVEDDARGALRDDAKDILAAAITALDVLQDGEFVTAAIEERLRDAIVEGMGVKPRFAFTPLRVALTGRRVSPPLFESMELLGKGSTLERLVRLRDAL comes from the coding sequence GTGCGCTCTCGGGCAACTACGCTGGGCACCGTGATCCCCGCACCTGGCTCCTCGCCCGTCCGCGTCCGCTTCTGCCCGTCCCCGACCGGGACGCCGCACGTCGGGCTCATCCGCACCGCGCTGTTCAACTGGGCCTACGCGCGGCACACGGGCGGCACGTTCGTGTTCCGCATCGAGGACACCGACGCCGCGCGCGACAGCGAGGAGAGCTACCAGCAGCTCCTCGACGCGCTGCGCTGGCTCGGCCTGGACTGGGACGAGGGCGTCGAGGTCGGCGGTCCGCACGAGCCGTACCGGCAGTCGCAGCGCGCGGACATCTACCAGGACGTCATCGCGCGGCTCGTCGAGGGCGGGTACGTCTACGAGTCGTTCTCGACGCCCGAGGAGTCCGACGCGCGCAACGCCGCCGCAGGCGTCAAGACCAAGGGGTACGACAACTTCGACCGCACCCTCACGGACGAGCAGAAGGCCGCGTTCCGCGCCGAGGGGCGCGAGCCGGTGCTACGCCTGCGCATGCCCGACGAGGACATCACGTTCACCGACCTCGTCCGCGGCGAGATCACGTTCAAGGTGGGCTCGGTCCCGGACTACGCGCTCGTGCGCGGCAACGGCCAGCCGCTCTACACGCTCGTCAACCCGGTCGACGACGCGCTCATGGGCATCACGCACGTGCTGCGCGGCGAGGACCTGCTGTCGTCCACGCCGCGGCAGATCGCGCTGTACCGGGCGCTGCTCGAGATCGGCGTGGCCGAGGTGATGCCGGAGTTCGGCCACCTGCCCTACGTCATGGGCGAGGGCAACAAGAAGCTCTCCAAGCGCGACCCCGAGTCCAACCTGTTCCTGCACCGCGAGCGCGGCTTCACGCCCGAGGGCCTGCTCAACTACCTCGCGCTGCTCGGCTGGTCCATCTCGCCGGACCACGACATCTTCACCGTCACGGAGCTGGTCGAGGCCTTCGACGTGCACGACGTGCTGCCCAACCCGGCGCGCTTCGACCTCAAGAAGGCCGAGGCGATCAACGCGACGCACGTGCGCCTGCTCGCGCCCGAGGACTTCCGCGACCGCCTCGTCCCGTACCTGCACGCGGGCGGCCTGGTCCCCGCGGACTCGTTCGCGGACCTCTCCCCGCGCAACCAGGAGATCCTCACGGCGGCCGCGCCGCTCGTCCAGGAGCGCATGGTTCTGCTCGGCGAGTCGGTCGGCATGCTCGGCTTCCTCTTCACGGCCGACGACGCGCTGACGGTCGAGGACGACGCGCGCGGCGCCCTGCGCGACGACGCCAAGGACATCCTCGCCGCCGCGATCACCGCGCTCGACGTGCTGCAGGACGGCGAGTTCGTCACCGCCGCGATCGAGGAGCGCCTGCGCGACGCGATCGTCGAGGGCATGGGCGTCAAGCCGCGGTTCGCGTTCACGCCGCTGCGCGTCGCGCTCACGGGCCGCCGCGTCTCCCCGCCGCTGTTCGAGTCCATGGAGCTGCTCGGCAAGGGCTCCACGCTGGAGCGCCTCGTCCGCTTGCGGGACGCGCTGTGA
- a CDS encoding fumarylacetoacetate hydrolase family protein: protein MRIARFTTGDDPRYALVQQEGDRTYLAVLTGDPLYMPVTPTGERIELGDGVRLLAPVIPRSKIVAVGRNYADHAKEMGNDVPTSPLLFLKPNTSVVGPDDPIVLPDFSQEVSYEAELAVVIGRLAKDVSPEAAPGYVLGYTVANDVTARDAQRTDGQWARAKGFDSSCPLGPWIDTDLNPEDVGVRSRVNGEVKQDGRTSDMIFDIPFLVSYISEAMTLLPGDVILTGTPAGVGLVDVGDRVECEVEGLGVLSNPVVRRH, encoded by the coding sequence GTGCGCATCGCGAGATTCACCACCGGAGACGACCCCCGCTACGCCCTCGTCCAGCAGGAGGGGGACCGCACGTACCTCGCGGTCCTCACGGGCGACCCGCTCTACATGCCTGTGACACCGACGGGCGAGCGCATCGAGCTGGGCGACGGCGTCCGGCTCCTCGCGCCGGTGATCCCGCGCTCCAAGATCGTCGCCGTGGGCCGCAACTACGCGGACCACGCGAAGGAGATGGGCAACGACGTCCCGACGAGCCCGCTGCTGTTCCTCAAGCCGAACACCTCCGTCGTCGGCCCGGACGACCCGATCGTCCTGCCCGACTTCTCGCAGGAGGTGTCGTACGAGGCCGAGCTCGCGGTCGTCATCGGCCGGCTCGCCAAGGACGTGTCGCCCGAGGCGGCGCCCGGGTACGTGCTCGGCTACACGGTCGCGAACGACGTCACCGCACGCGACGCGCAGCGCACCGACGGGCAGTGGGCGCGTGCCAAGGGCTTCGACTCGTCGTGCCCGCTCGGCCCGTGGATCGACACCGACCTGAACCCCGAGGACGTCGGCGTCCGCAGCCGTGTCAACGGCGAGGTCAAGCAGGACGGCCGCACGAGCGACATGATCTTCGACATCCCCTTCCTGGTGTCGTACATCTCCGAGGCGATGACCCTCCTGCCCGGCGACGTCATCCTCACCGGCACGCCCGCGGGCGTCGGCCTGGTCGACGTGGGCGACCGCGTCGAGTGCGAGGTCGAGGGGCTCGGCGTCCTGAGCAACCCGGTCGTCCGGCGCCACTGA
- a CDS encoding methyltransferase domain-containing protein has protein sequence MTHTPHGADAAAEHHADAPTGAGSDPAQESESYTHGHHESVLRSHRWRTAENSAGFLLPHLRADMSVLDVGCGPATVTVDLADRVAGGRVVGVDASEAVLESARELAAQRGTANITFQHANAYELPFADGTFDVVYAHQLLQHLSDPVAALREMKRVAKPGGLVAVRDADYAAMTWFPESPGLTEWNTLYHEVTHAYGFEADAGRRLFSWVQGAGFDLDGIAPSASTWCYATPADRAWWGGLWAERCVASNFAVQAKESELADDVALEQLAQDWLRWAEEPAGWFAVLNGEVLARA, from the coding sequence ATGACGCACACCCCCCACGGCGCCGACGCGGCCGCCGAGCACCACGCCGACGCCCCCACCGGGGCCGGGAGCGACCCCGCGCAGGAGTCCGAGTCGTACACGCACGGGCACCACGAGTCCGTGCTGCGCTCGCACCGGTGGCGCACCGCCGAGAACTCGGCCGGGTTCCTCCTGCCGCACCTGCGGGCGGACATGAGCGTCCTCGACGTGGGCTGCGGCCCGGCGACGGTCACCGTCGACCTCGCCGACCGCGTGGCCGGGGGACGCGTCGTCGGGGTCGACGCGTCCGAGGCCGTCCTCGAGAGCGCACGCGAGCTCGCCGCCCAGCGCGGCACCGCGAACATCACCTTCCAGCACGCGAACGCCTACGAGCTGCCGTTCGCGGACGGCACGTTCGACGTCGTCTACGCGCACCAGCTCCTGCAGCACCTGTCCGACCCGGTCGCGGCGTTGCGCGAGATGAAGCGCGTCGCGAAGCCGGGTGGGCTCGTCGCCGTGCGCGACGCCGACTACGCCGCCATGACCTGGTTCCCCGAGTCCCCGGGCCTGACCGAGTGGAACACGCTCTACCACGAGGTCACGCACGCGTACGGGTTCGAGGCCGACGCCGGGCGTCGCCTCTTCTCCTGGGTCCAGGGCGCCGGGTTCGACCTCGACGGCATCGCCCCTAGCGCGAGCACCTGGTGCTACGCGACCCCGGCCGACCGCGCGTGGTGGGGCGGGCTCTGGGCCGAGCGCTGCGTCGCGTCGAACTTCGCGGTGCAGGCGAAGGAGTCGGAGCTCGCGGACGACGTCGCGCTCGAGCAGCTCGCGCAGGACTGGCTGCGCTGGGCCGAGGAGCCCGCGGGCTGGTTCGCGGTCCTCAACGGGGAGGTCCTCGCCCGCGCGTGA